From one Pecten maximus chromosome 8, xPecMax1.1, whole genome shotgun sequence genomic stretch:
- the LOC117332497 gene encoding spermidine synthase-like, with translation MACIEGKWFREENDLWAGYSQSYQIEEVLHHAKSKYQEILVFKSKSFGNVLVLDGIVQCSERDEFAYQEMIAHLPLNCHPNPKKVLVVGGGDGGVVREVLKHDVQSVVLCEIDEQVVEVSKKYLPEMSKCFGDPRLKVFIGDGVQFMKQNKGEFDVIITDAPDPIGVAKGLFETDYYNSMKIALAPGGIVCSQGESFYFDLEFIQQFVTMARIAFPRVGFAYTVMPSYTGGHIGFVMCSTSPDVVFEEPVRHYTDEEISQMGLLYYNTAIHRAAFVLPQFVKKALEPAPGTANGQTTDT, from the exons ATGGCATGCATTGAGGGAAAGTGGTTTCGAGAGGAGAATGATTTGTGGGCTGGCTATTCCCAATCTTATCAGATCGAAGAAGTTTTACACCACGCTAAATCCAAATATCAAGAAATCCTCGTATTCAAGAG taaaTCGTTTGGAAATGTATTGGTACTAGATGGAATAGTTCAGTGCTCGGAGCGGGACGAATTTGCCTACCAAGAAATGATTGCACACCTTCCCCTAAACTGTCATCCTAACCCTAAAAAG GTGTTGGTAGTCGGAGGTGGTGACGGCGGTGTTGTTCGTGAGGTCCTTAAACACGATGTCCAAAGTGTGGTTCTCTGTGAGATCGATGAG CAAGTTGTAGAAGTAAGTAAGAAGTACCTGCCGGAGATGTCTAAATGCTTTGGAGACCCAAGACTGAAAGTGTTTATTGGAGACGGTGTACAATTCATGAAACAGAACAAGGGAGAGTTTGACGTGATCATCACTGATGCTCCAGACCctatag GTGTGGCTAAAGGCCTGTTTGAAacagattactacaatagtATGAAAATTGCTCTGGCCCCAGGAGGCATAGTCTGCTCACAAG GTGAGAGCTTCTACTTTGACTTGGAGTTTATCCAGCAGTTTGTGACGATGGCACGCATAGCTTTTCCTCGCGTAGGGTTTGCCTACACTGTCATGCCAAGTTATACAGGAGGCCATATTGGATTTGTCATGTGTAGTACGAGCCCG GATGTGGTTTTTGAGGAGCCAGTCAGGCATTATACAGATGAAGAGATTAGTCAAATGGGTCTCCTCTACTACAACACAGCCATACACCGTGCAGCATTTGTTTTACCACAATTTGTTAAAAAG